In Mycobacteriales bacterium, the genomic window CAACCGCCGGTCGTGACGCGCCGGGTCGACCTCGACGTGCGCACGATGCTCGCGTTCTGCGGCTGCTTCGTCGCGCTGGTCGCGGTCACCGCCGCCGTCCGCGGCGCGCCGCGCACGATGACCGCGCTCGCCGTCGGCGGGCTGCTCGCGCTGTCGCTGAACCCGCTCGTGGAGACGGTGCAACGCCGCGCCCGCAGCGGCCGCGCGGCCGCCGTGGCGGCGGTGTTCGCGGCGTTCGCCGTCGTCGCCACCGCGCTCGCGGTGGTCCTCGTGCCGCCGGCGGTGAGCCAGGCGAAGCACCTCCAGGAGGACCTGCCGCGGGTGGTCCACCAGCTCGGCGACCTGCCGTTCGTCGGGCACCGGCTCACCGAGGCGGGCGTGCCCGACAAGGTGCTGCACGCGATCCGCACCGTGCCGGACCGGCTCTCCGGCGACCTGTCGCCGCTCGCGGGGGTGGCGAGGTCGGCGGCGAGCGGGTTCGTCGCCGCGTCGATCGTGCTGCTGTTCGCGGTGACGCTGCTCGTCGACGGGCCGCGGCTCGTCGCGCAGGCGAGCCGCCTCGTGCCGGGCGAGCGCCGCCCGACCGTCGAGCGGGTCGGCCGCCTCATGTACGCCGCCGTCGGCCGCTACGTCACCGGCTCCATCACCGTCGCGCTCGTCGCCGGCCTCGCGACGCTCGTCGCCGGGCTGGTGCTGCGCGTGCCGCTGACGCCGTTGCTGGCCGCGAACGTCATGGTGTTCGACCTGGTGCCGCAGATCGGCGGCGCGGCGGGCGGGCTGCCGTTCGTCGCGATGGGCTTCACCCACAGCGCGCTGACGGGCGTCCTCTGCGCGGTGTTCTTCATGCTCTACCTGCAGTTCGAGAACAACATCCTCTCGCCGCTCGTCGTCGGCCAGGCCGTCAAGCTCAGCCCGCCGGCGACGATGGCCGCCGCGCTGATCGGCGT contains:
- a CDS encoding AI-2E family transporter; the encoded protein is MTRRVDLDVRTMLAFCGCFVALVAVTAAVRGAPRTMTALAVGGLLALSLNPLVETVQRRARSGRAAAVAAVFAAFAVVATALAVVLVPPAVSQAKHLQEDLPRVVHQLGDLPFVGHRLTEAGVPDKVLHAIRTVPDRLSGDLSPLAGVARSAASGFVAASIVLLFAVTLLVDGPRLVAQASRLVPGERRPTVERVGRLMYAAVGRYVTGSITVALVAGLATLVAGLVLRVPLTPLLAANVMVFDLVPQIGGAAGGLPFVAMGFTHSALTGVLCAVFFMLYLQFENNILSPLVVGQAVKLSPPATMAAALIGVAAGGVVGALCAVPFVGAMKIVYLELWGTPTEQHHAEERPPLLSRLTRVFRRRPAPAEQRRQPGDVDADVEEGPGGGGRD